In Sciurus carolinensis chromosome 17, mSciCar1.2, whole genome shotgun sequence, one genomic interval encodes:
- the LOC124968510 gene encoding uncharacterized protein LOC124968510: MGYPEQKAGEQLSQARGREQGVSPDGDRVSSWGHENVLELDRGALPNTECANHHWVVHFKWLDTGPAERLDAQAWRELQHGRNAHEERAESCGVSLTLAEENLKRETTSGCGQKPSRIIKDKSSSGSKVPYRIPLFVVGTDPVVLWSYFGQFHYFEGGSCRAAQADLYPAVCLPGCSSPWDYRVLLRMAARITFPRSRNDLGHILGREERTSHCVQRSRKSSTQRGLSLSSTVSPQNTPPGPAPTHHGMVLSRLQQRQGKLQGKQSHDLSDWHPNASWGHRSEPGPPPDESAFSSLDPGASCPSSHRGSCRLALVLTLLVIS; the protein is encoded by the coding sequence ATGGGATATCCAGAACAGAAAGCAGGTGAGCAGCTGTCACAGGCTcggggaagggaacagggagtgTCCCCTGATGGGGACAGGGTCTCCTCCTGGGGccatgaaaatgttctggaactagacAGAGGGGCCTTGCCCAACACTGAATGTGCTAACCACCACTGGGTCGTGCACTTTAAATGGCTGGACACGGGACCTGCTGAGCGGCTAGACGCACAGGCCTGGCGTGAGCTGCAGCACGGAAGAAATGCACACGAAGAAAGGGCTGAATCATGTGGTGTATCACTTACACTtgcagaagaaaatttaaaaagagaaacgaCTAGTGGATGTGGACAGAAGCCATCACGTATTATTAAGGACAAAAGTAGTTCTGGAAGCAAAGTTCCCTACAGGATTCCCTTGTTTGTGGTGGGGACTGACCCTGTGGTGCTCTGGAGCTACTTCGGCCAGTTTCATTATTTTGAGGGAGGGTCTTGCcgagctgcccaggctgacctttaTCCTGCAGTCTGCCTGCCCGGCTgctcaagtccctgggattacagggtgctGCTGCGCATGGCAGCACGCATCACTTTCCCAAGGAGCAGAAATGACTTGGGTCACATActtgggagggaagagagaacaAGCCACTGTGTTCAGAGAAGCAGGAAATCCTCTACCCAGAGGGGCCTGTCACTGTCCTCAACAGTGTCCCCTCAGAATACACCACCTGGGCCAGCACCTACTCACCATGGGATGGTTCTGAGCCGTCTTCAGCAGCGACAAGGGAAGCTGCAAGGCAAACAGTCACATGACTTGTCTGACTGGCACCCCAATGCCTCTTGGGGGCACAGGAGTGAACCTGGACCACCCCCAGATGAGAGTGCCTTCTCCTCCCTTGACCCAGGGGCCTCTTGCCCCTCCTCTCACAGAGGCAGCTGCCGCCTGGCCCTGGTGCTGACTCTTCTGGTCATTTCTTGA